The Tindallia magadiensis genome includes the window TATTCCCATGCGTGACATCCTTTCTTTGGTTTTGAGTGGTTATTTAGTGCTCGAATTGCTGTCTGAATTGTTAATTAATTCACATTTCAGTGTAGCATAGCCGCATAAAACAAACCAATAAAAATATCTAATAGAAGGATGGATTTTGTTGATAAGGACAAGGGGACGTTTCTCTTGTCTCGCAAAAAAGAAGCATTTGACTTTTAGTGATTAGGAAAATAAGGTAAGATAAATAAGAATCCTATTGATGGATAGAAAAATGGGTATCAATCCTTCCGTAGAAATAAAGAGAAGAGAAGAAAGGAAACGATTATGATTCGGGAAAATACAGATTTGAAAACCATTCAGAAACAGTTGGAAGAACTACCAAAAGAAACGGTTATCGGAGAGTTTGCCGGGAGGGATAGTGTGGCGGCTATTATGGAAGCCTTAAAATCACCGGAGATCAACCATGTATTACCAGTGGTAACCTTTGCTCCTACTGAATATGGCAGCGAGAAAGAACTGGAGATCAACCATCAACGAATGGTGGCTCGGGTTCAGAAGCTTTATGGTGAAAAAAAGAAAATATATCCACTGATTTACGATAGTTCTTTACCTCTGTGGCGTATCTTAAATGGCCGTAACCTTATGAGCTTGCAACAGGAATATGGGTTTTATACACCTTGTATCGGATGCCACACTTACTTTCATGTAGCAAGAGTTCCGCTGGCAAAAGCCTTAGGGAAAAAAATCATAGCGGGAGAACGGGAAAGTCATGGAGGAAAAATAAAAGTAAACCAGTTGAAAGTCTGTCTGGACAGTTATCAAAACATACTGGAAGCTTTAGGCGTGGAGCTGTTACTGCCGATCCGAAACATGGAAAAGGATGAGCTGATTGAAGACCTGATTGGATGGCCCTGGGCAGCGGAAGAAGAACAGCCAGTATGCCTTTTTAGCGGCAATTATCGAAATCATGAAGGCAAGGCCATCTATGATCTGGAAAAGATTCACCACTTTCTAAAAAACTATCTGGAACCTCTGGCCATTACCTTAGGAAAGCATTATGAACAACAGCCAGGCATAAAAGAAAAAGAACTGGAACGTATCTATACAAACTGGGAGGTACAACGACAACGATGAAAACCATACTGGTACTGCTGGACGGTTTATCGGATCGTCCTCAAAAAGAACTAAAGGGAAAAACCCCTTTACAGGCAGCTCATACACCGAACATGGATGCTTTAGCCGCTATTTCGGAAACCGGCACCATGATTCCTTGGAAACCGGGGATTCCTTTGGGCACAGAAGCCGCTCATTTCCATTTGATGGGCTACCCGATGGAAGATTTCCCGGGAAGAGGCATTATTAGTGCTTTGACGGTGGAAGAAGAACTGGAAACCGATGCCCTCTACCTAATGAAAACCTGGGCTTATTTGAAAAAGACGGAGGAAGGCTACCGGGTACTCCAACGAGATCTGACAGATTTAACCAAAGAAGAAGTGTCAGCCCTCAGTCAATGCCTGCCTCGGGAAATGGATGGTATTTCCATCGAATGGCAGCAACAGGAAGGGCCTCACAGCCTGTTAAAACTCAAGGGGAAAGACCTGGACCATCGGGTATCTGACAGCGATCCCTTTTATCCACAAGGATGGCTGCATCAGGTGATGGCCTTTGAAACAGAGGATGAAAAAGCAGTTAACACCGCCGATTTTCTAAACCGTTATATCCTAGAAGTAATGGAAAGGCTGAAAAACCACCCAGTGAATAAAAAAAGAATCGCCGAAGGAAAAGAACCAGCCAACGGCATTCTCACCAAATGGGCTGGGAAAAAAACAGTGTTGGAGCCTTTTCAGCAGCGTTATGGCATGAAAGGTGTCATGCTGGCAGGCACCAAGCTTTTAAAAGGAGTAGCAAGGCTGACCGGCATGGACTATGTCCGGTATGAAAGTTTTCAGCAAGGGATTCAGTGGGCTTTAGAAGACCATACCTATGATTATATTCATTTGCACAATAAAAAACCGGATGACGCGTCTCATACCATGGGAGCCGTAGCGAAAAAGAAGATCATAGAAACCATTGATCAAGAGCTGGGAACCTTAATTCAAGAAACAAAGGAAAAGATAGAAAAGGGAGAACTCCTTCTAATTATTACCAGCGATCACACCACCGCCAGTGATGGGAAAATGATTCATACCGGCGATGCCGTACCGATTCTCTTTTGTGGTAAAACCCTTCGACCGGATGGGGTGAAAAAGTTTGACGAAAAAAGCGTCAGTCAGGGAAGTCTTCGAATGAGTGGTGCAGACCTGATTCCTCTTATAATGAATTATACAGAAAGAAGCCTTTTCTACAGCTATCGGATGGGAGGAAAAGCCCTGCGTTACGTGCCCACTCATATCCCTCGGTTAAAATAAGGAAGCTAACGCACAGTACGGAAACAGATCATACAACGGAAACCATAGCATCAGATGACAAGAGTATCAGAAGGTGGTAATAAAGATGACAAACAACCTTTCTCAGGAAACCGAAAAAAAATACCAGGCATTAGTCCTTCGATTAAAAAACATGAAATCCGTTGCAGTAGCTTTTTCTGGTGGGGTAGACAGCTCCTTTTTGCTCCATGCGGCTAAAGAAGCTTTGAAAGATCAAGTAATGGCCATCACCGTTGTTGCTTCTCTGGTACCGGAGCATGAGCAGCAGCGGGCCATACACATGGCAAAAGAAACCGGTGTGCATCATATCTTGATGCCGGGGAAAGAAGAAGCAGAACCGAAAATTGCGGAAAATTCCGTGGAAAGATGCTATTACTGTAAAAAACATCTTTTTACCATGATGGAACAAAGAGCCATGGAAGAAGGTTATGCCGTATTGGTGGACGGTACCAATAGGGATGACGCCAAGGATTACCGACCGGGGAGAAAAGCACTGAAAGAACTGGGAATTAGAAGCCCCTTGGAAGAAGTTGGTCTTACAAAAGAAGAAATAAGGCAACTTTCCAAAGCAGCAGGATTATCCAGTTGGAATTTACCGGCCATGGCCTGCCTGGCTTCCCGCATTCCTTATGGAACCCGGATAACAAAAGAAAAACTAAAGCGTATTGAAACCTGTGAAGCCCTCCTATTAAAGCTGGGATACCGGGAATTACGGGTAAGAGATCATGATCAGGTGGCACGAATTGAGCTGAATCCAGCTGAAATGACCAATTTTTTACAGTCTGGGCATCAGGAAGAAATCATCCGCTCTTTCAAAGCCGCCGGTTTTAAGTATGTCGCCCTGGATCTGGAAGGTTATCGGATGGGAAGTCTGAATGAAGGAAAGTAGAAAGGATTATGCCGAATGAAAGAAAAAGAATTGACCCAATTGCTGGAACAGTATAAATCCGATAAACTACCTGTAGAGCAAGTGGTAAAGGAACTGAAAAAAGCCCCTTTTGCCAACCTGGACTATGCCCGGATTGACCATCATCGTGGCCTTCGGAATGGTGCCAGTGAAGTGATTTACTGCCAAGGAAAAACCTTGGAACAAATTCAGGGGATTGTCGCCCATATGCTTGAAAAAGGGGGAGTAAACATTCTAGGAACCCTGGCAACAGCAGAAATGGCGGAGGCGGTTCGTCAAGTGACCTCAGAGGTGGTCTATTATCAAGATGCCCGCCTGTTTGTGGCAAACCCTAAGCATGGACCAAAAACCAGCAACAAGATTCTGGTGGTTACGGGAGGAACGGCAGATATACCGGTAGCTGAAGAAGCGGCGATCACGGCCGAAACCCTGGGGAATCAGGTCGAACGGCTCTATGATGTAGGAGTCGCCGGACTTCATCGACTTACTTCTCAACTGGATATCCTGTTGGAAGCCAACGTAGTGATCGCCGTTGCTGGGATGGAAGGCGCTCTTGCCAGTGTGGTGGGAGGGCTGGTGGATAAACCGGTGATTGCTGTTCCTACCAGTGTTGGTTACGGTGCCAGTTTTGGTGGAGTTTCTGCCTTGTTAACCATGTTGAACTCCTGTGCTTCCGGAGTAAGCGTGGTAAACATTGATAATGGCTTTGGCGCTGCTTATCTGGCCAGCATGATTAACCATATGAGCGAGAAATAAAAAAGACGAAACAAAGGAGGATCAAGATGAACCTTTTATATATGGACTGCTTTGCCGGCATCAGCGGCGATATGACACTGGGCGCTTTTTTAGACTTAGGCGTTAGCGAAA containing:
- a CDS encoding alkaline phosphatase family protein; the protein is MKTILVLLDGLSDRPQKELKGKTPLQAAHTPNMDALAAISETGTMIPWKPGIPLGTEAAHFHLMGYPMEDFPGRGIISALTVEEELETDALYLMKTWAYLKKTEEGYRVLQRDLTDLTKEEVSALSQCLPREMDGISIEWQQQEGPHSLLKLKGKDLDHRVSDSDPFYPQGWLHQVMAFETEDEKAVNTADFLNRYILEVMERLKNHPVNKKRIAEGKEPANGILTKWAGKKTVLEPFQQRYGMKGVMLAGTKLLKGVARLTGMDYVRYESFQQGIQWALEDHTYDYIHLHNKKPDDASHTMGAVAKKKIIETIDQELGTLIQETKEKIEKGELLLIITSDHTTASDGKMIHTGDAVPILFCGKTLRPDGVKKFDEKSVSQGSLRMSGADLIPLIMNYTERSLFYSYRMGGKALRYVPTHIPRLK
- the larE gene encoding ATP-dependent sacrificial sulfur transferase LarE, with amino-acid sequence MTNNLSQETEKKYQALVLRLKNMKSVAVAFSGGVDSSFLLHAAKEALKDQVMAITVVASLVPEHEQQRAIHMAKETGVHHILMPGKEEAEPKIAENSVERCYYCKKHLFTMMEQRAMEEGYAVLVDGTNRDDAKDYRPGRKALKELGIRSPLEEVGLTKEEIRQLSKAAGLSSWNLPAMACLASRIPYGTRITKEKLKRIETCEALLLKLGYRELRVRDHDQVARIELNPAEMTNFLQSGHQEEIIRSFKAAGFKYVALDLEGYRMGSLNEGK
- the larB gene encoding nickel pincer cofactor biosynthesis protein LarB, with product MKEKELTQLLEQYKSDKLPVEQVVKELKKAPFANLDYARIDHHRGLRNGASEVIYCQGKTLEQIQGIVAHMLEKGGVNILGTLATAEMAEAVRQVTSEVVYYQDARLFVANPKHGPKTSNKILVVTGGTADIPVAEEAAITAETLGNQVERLYDVGVAGLHRLTSQLDILLEANVVIAVAGMEGALASVVGGLVDKPVIAVPTSVGYGASFGGVSALLTMLNSCASGVSVVNIDNGFGAAYLASMINHMSEK